A single window of Granulicella cerasi DNA harbors:
- a CDS encoding carboxypeptidase-like regulatory domain-containing protein → MATLCTPAHAQQAAPLPQAPSATIRASVLGNVVDEDNDVVPESVVTLSQPSFTRSVMTAADGTFSFAEIPAGSYTLTVAKAEWAPVTRTVLVSATGSIELGAIAFTTPTARFEVSAMTQHQISEIEVKQAEKQRLLGVLPNFGVTYNWDAPPLDAAQKFELATRFVIDPVSIGLNFGTAGIGRINGGYSSFGPGAKGYFKLVGAFTLDSVIGNELSGAVLPVIFKQDPRYFYRGTGTPASRTWYAITRTVICRSDKGKSETNYSNIIGSFASGAISNLYYPSTGTRGATLTLENGLIALGSNAAGNIVQEFLFKRFTPKAKRNLPTDDAKR, encoded by the coding sequence ATGGCGACGCTCTGTACCCCCGCGCACGCGCAACAGGCTGCTCCGCTGCCGCAGGCCCCCTCGGCGACGATCCGCGCCAGTGTTCTGGGCAACGTGGTGGACGAGGACAATGACGTCGTCCCCGAGTCTGTCGTAACGCTCTCGCAGCCATCGTTTACGCGCTCCGTGATGACCGCCGCAGATGGTACTTTCAGCTTCGCCGAGATTCCCGCCGGCAGCTACACGCTCACTGTAGCCAAGGCCGAGTGGGCGCCCGTGACGCGGACGGTGCTGGTCAGCGCTACAGGTTCGATCGAGCTGGGCGCGATTGCGTTTACGACCCCTACGGCGCGCTTCGAAGTCTCCGCGATGACGCAGCACCAGATCTCCGAAATCGAAGTGAAGCAGGCGGAAAAGCAGCGCCTGCTCGGCGTGCTGCCGAACTTCGGGGTGACCTACAACTGGGACGCTCCACCGCTGGACGCCGCGCAGAAGTTTGAGCTCGCCACGCGATTCGTCATCGACCCTGTCTCCATCGGGCTGAACTTCGGAACGGCGGGCATCGGCCGCATCAACGGCGGGTACTCGTCCTTCGGCCCGGGGGCAAAAGGTTACTTCAAGCTGGTCGGCGCGTTCACGCTCGATTCGGTGATCGGCAACGAGCTTTCTGGCGCGGTGCTGCCGGTGATCTTCAAGCAGGACCCGCGCTACTTCTACCGTGGTACGGGCACCCCGGCTTCGCGCACCTGGTACGCGATCACGCGTACGGTGATCTGCCGCAGCGACAAGGGCAAGAGCGAGACGAACTACTCGAACATCATTGGCAGCTTCGCCAGCGGCGCGATCTCGAACCTCTACTACCCGTCCACCGGCACGCGCGGCGCGACGCTGACGCTGGAGAACGGCCTGATCGCCCTGGGTAGCAATGCGGCGGGCAACATCGTGCAGGAGTTCCTCTTCAAGCGCTTCACTCCGAAGGCCAAGCGCAACCTGCCCACCGACGACGCGAAGCGATAA
- the ribH gene encoding 6,7-dimethyl-8-ribityllumazine synthase — protein sequence MVKGITTVVQVATIEVLDRAGSLFQALGFEQGKGWSLEGGKGAPFLAPLGNLELVAGRVPAEPSLLVEVTHLDQAYEIAQQWASAAGRKLTPVTSTGWNSRLFTVEVVEGTTLGFWESENPLHGVPAAIEGDLVVTGQKYAIVVARWNAVITDRLLQGSLDALLRSGAKREDIEIVRVPGAWEIPSAARTLAETKKFAGIITLGVLLRGETAHYEAIYNEVARGIGQSQQETGVPHAFGVLTCETLEQALDRAGLKVGNKGFEAGIAAIEMASIQSKLGGAK from the coding sequence ATGGTCAAGGGAATTACAACCGTCGTCCAGGTGGCGACGATCGAAGTTTTGGATCGCGCGGGCAGCCTTTTTCAGGCGCTCGGATTCGAGCAGGGTAAAGGTTGGAGCCTCGAGGGAGGCAAGGGTGCGCCGTTTCTCGCGCCCCTAGGCAATCTGGAGCTGGTAGCGGGCCGCGTGCCGGCAGAGCCGTCGTTGCTGGTGGAGGTCACGCACCTCGATCAGGCCTACGAGATTGCGCAGCAGTGGGCCTCTGCCGCAGGCCGCAAGCTGACGCCGGTGACGTCGACGGGCTGGAACTCGCGCCTGTTCACGGTCGAGGTTGTTGAGGGCACGACGCTCGGTTTTTGGGAGTCGGAGAATCCGCTGCACGGTGTGCCTGCGGCGATCGAGGGCGACCTCGTCGTCACCGGGCAGAAGTACGCGATCGTGGTCGCGCGTTGGAACGCGGTGATCACCGACCGCCTGCTGCAGGGCTCGCTCGATGCGCTGCTGCGTTCGGGCGCGAAGCGCGAAGATATTGAGATCGTCCGCGTGCCGGGCGCGTGGGAGATTCCTTCCGCAGCGCGCACGCTGGCGGAGACGAAGAAGTTTGCAGGCATCATCACGCTGGGCGTGCTGCTGCGCGGCGAGACGGCTCACTACGAGGCGATCTACAACGAGGTCGCGCGCGGCATCGGGCAGTCGCAGCAGGAGACCGGCGTGCCGCATGCGTTCGGCGTGCTGACCTGCGAGACGCTCGAGCAGGCGCTCGATCGCGCGGGTCTGAAGGTAGGCAACAAGGGATTTGAAGCTGGAATTGCAGCCATTGAGATGGCGTCGATCCAGAGCAAGCTGGGAGGCGCAAAGTAA
- the nusB gene encoding transcription antitermination factor NusB, with product MGTRRKSRELAMQMLFQGDLGKQKAEDVEKVFWDTRDDVDDETRGFADELHRIATVREDEVDALITKHAQNWRLERMAAVDRNVLRTAVAEMLGFPKTPAAVIINESLEIARRYAAPESVQFLNGVLDAVGRELLEKRLAK from the coding sequence ATGGGAACGCGACGCAAGAGCCGCGAGCTCGCGATGCAGATGTTGTTTCAGGGCGACCTGGGCAAGCAGAAGGCCGAAGATGTCGAGAAGGTCTTCTGGGATACGCGCGACGATGTGGATGACGAGACGCGCGGCTTTGCCGATGAGCTTCATCGCATCGCCACGGTGCGCGAAGATGAAGTTGACGCGCTGATCACCAAGCACGCGCAGAACTGGCGTCTGGAACGCATGGCTGCGGTCGATCGCAACGTGCTGCGCACGGCGGTGGCCGAGATGCTCGGCTTCCCGAAGACGCCCGCTGCGGTGATCATCAACGAGTCGCTCGAGATCGCCCGCCGCTATGCCGCGCCGGAGAGCGTACAGTTCCTCAACGGCGTGTTGGATGCCGTCGGTCGCGAGTTGTTGGAGAAGCGACTGGCGAAGTAA
- a CDS encoding S9 family peptidase — MRHTFAAVLLALPLAAFAQTSSTSAPAGRQVRQPGLVALSPDGTSLAYTIKGKEGTELHLLPFPTVDMSKEKIVAPGDQTSCSNTTPMWSPDSKTLAYLSTCTGKDAKSTQQQIFLYTPADGKSRQLTHVTGNMDTPAWSPDGKQIAFLFVENATRHAGALDAMKPFAGVIGEDNIEIQGVYAVKTEDGNGAWLLPPTPEMYTYEFAWAPDSKTIATTGTKAPGENNWWVAKLWRVNDRHAQLILDPSKVSGAMHGLQIAVPKFSPDGKKIAFIGGLMSDFGSTGGDLWLIDARPGAQPVDVTPDLDGTVVHESFVSPTHVGFVEDKRGHTLMLDWDVEKKAAVPNSTVDLGLASLSGGLVKDAPSFSPANGGYTVWVQSGLEQAPEIWGAGSGAPKQFTHFNEGLKLRRKTISVEWVSDGAHVQGWLTFPKDFDEHKKYGIITQVHGGPSASIGARWDMGPQQLTNYFIFQPNPRGSFGQGEAFTQANRKDFGYGDLRDILTGLDKLEQDIPSIDKNREGVTGWSYGGYMTMFSVTQTPRFKAAVAGAGIANWQSYYGQNQISEWMVPFFGASVYDDPAVYAKSSPITFIKNVTTPTLVIVGDRDGECPAPQSFEFWSALKAHGVKTQLVIYPNEGHGFRDPAHIKDRAERTQKWFDENLK; from the coding sequence ATGCGTCACACCTTCGCCGCCGTCCTCCTCGCCCTGCCTCTTGCCGCGTTTGCGCAGACCTCCTCGACGAGCGCCCCAGCCGGGCGCCAGGTGCGCCAGCCCGGGCTCGTCGCCCTTTCGCCTGACGGCACCAGCCTCGCCTACACGATCAAGGGCAAGGAAGGCACCGAGCTGCATCTGCTGCCCTTCCCCACCGTAGATATGAGCAAGGAGAAGATCGTCGCGCCCGGTGATCAGACGAGCTGCTCGAACACCACGCCCATGTGGTCGCCGGACTCGAAGACCCTCGCCTATCTCTCCACCTGCACCGGCAAGGACGCGAAGTCCACGCAGCAGCAGATTTTCCTCTACACGCCCGCTGACGGCAAGAGCCGCCAGCTCACGCATGTGACCGGCAACATGGACACCCCGGCATGGTCGCCAGACGGCAAGCAGATCGCCTTCCTCTTCGTGGAGAACGCCACGCGTCACGCTGGCGCACTCGATGCCATGAAGCCGTTTGCGGGTGTCATCGGCGAGGACAACATTGAGATTCAGGGCGTCTACGCCGTGAAGACCGAGGACGGCAACGGCGCATGGCTGCTGCCGCCCACTCCCGAGATGTACACCTACGAATTCGCCTGGGCGCCCGACTCGAAGACCATCGCCACGACCGGCACCAAGGCTCCCGGCGAGAACAACTGGTGGGTGGCAAAGCTGTGGCGGGTCAATGACCGCCACGCGCAACTGATTCTCGACCCGTCGAAGGTTTCCGGCGCGATGCATGGCCTGCAGATCGCCGTGCCGAAGTTCTCGCCCGATGGCAAGAAGATCGCCTTTATCGGCGGCCTGATGAGCGACTTCGGTTCGACCGGTGGCGATCTCTGGCTGATCGACGCCAGGCCCGGCGCGCAGCCGGTGGATGTCACCCCCGACCTCGACGGCACGGTCGTGCACGAAAGCTTTGTTTCGCCGACGCACGTGGGCTTCGTAGAGGACAAGCGCGGCCACACCCTCATGCTCGACTGGGACGTCGAGAAGAAGGCAGCCGTGCCGAACTCGACGGTCGACCTCGGTCTCGCCAGCCTTAGCGGCGGTCTGGTCAAGGACGCGCCGAGCTTCTCGCCCGCCAACGGGGGCTACACCGTCTGGGTGCAGTCCGGACTCGAGCAGGCACCTGAAATCTGGGGCGCAGGCAGCGGTGCACCGAAGCAGTTCACCCACTTCAACGAAGGCCTGAAGCTGCGCCGCAAGACCATCTCGGTGGAGTGGGTCTCCGACGGCGCGCACGTCCAGGGCTGGCTCACCTTCCCCAAGGACTTCGACGAGCACAAGAAGTACGGCATCATCACGCAGGTGCATGGCGGGCCGTCGGCTTCTATCGGCGCGCGTTGGGACATGGGCCCGCAGCAGCTGACGAACTACTTCATCTTCCAGCCGAACCCGCGCGGCTCCTTTGGTCAGGGCGAGGCGTTCACGCAGGCTAACCGCAAGGACTTTGGCTATGGCGATCTCCGCGACATCCTCACCGGCCTCGACAAGCTGGAGCAGGACATTCCGTCGATCGACAAGAACCGCGAAGGCGTCACCGGCTGGAGCTACGGTGGTTACATGACGATGTTCTCCGTGACGCAGACGCCGCGCTTCAAGGCCGCCGTGGCAGGAGCGGGCATCGCCAACTGGCAGAGCTACTACGGCCAGAACCAGATCTCGGAGTGGATGGTGCCGTTCTTCGGCGCAAGCGTCTATGACGATCCCGCGGTGTATGCCAAGTCCTCGCCAATCACCTTCATCAAGAACGTGACCACGCCAACGCTTGTGATCGTCGGCGACCGCGATGGCGAGTGCCCTGCCCCGCAGAGCTTCGAGTTCTGGAGCGCGCTGAAGGCGCACGGCGTGAAGACACAGCTCGTCATTTATCCCAACGAAGGCCACGGCTTCCGTGACCCGGCGCACATCAAGGACCGCGCCGAACGTACGCAGAAGTGGTTCGACGAAAACCTGAAGTAG
- the rpsL gene encoding 30S ribosomal protein S12, which produces MPTFHQLVKQGRTPTKYKTASPALQGSPQRRGVCTRVYTQTPKKPNSALRKVARVRLTNGIEVTTYIPGIGHNLQEHSIVLIRGGRVKDLPGVRYHVVRGTLDSVGVAKRMQSRSKYGAKRPKATAK; this is translated from the coding sequence GTGCCTACATTTCATCAGCTCGTAAAGCAGGGCCGCACGCCCACCAAGTACAAGACCGCATCGCCCGCACTGCAGGGTTCTCCCCAGCGCCGTGGCGTTTGCACCCGCGTCTACACCCAGACGCCGAAGAAGCCGAACTCGGCGCTTCGTAAGGTAGCTCGTGTGCGCCTCACCAACGGTATCGAAGTCACCACGTACATCCCGGGCATCGGCCACAACCTGCAGGAGCACTCGATTGTGCTCATCCGCGGCGGCCGTGTGAAGGATCTGCCGGGTGTTCGTTACCACGTTGTTCGCGGAACGCTCGATTCGGTTGGCGTAGCCAAGCGTATGCAGAGCCGCTCGAAGTACGGCGCAAAGCGCCCGAAGGCGACCGCGAAGTAA
- the rpsG gene encoding 30S ribosomal protein S7 produces the protein MPRKGHVSKRQVAEDPIYGSTLVTKFVNNMMWGGKKSTAQGIFYAAMENLEAKGGDEALKLFKKAVENVKPMLEVKSRRVGGANYQVPIEVNPERRTSLAIRWLISYGRARGEKGMVEKLTAELLDAANGRGAAMKKKEDVHRMAEANKAFAHYRW, from the coding sequence ATGCCACGTAAAGGCCATGTATCCAAGCGCCAGGTTGCTGAAGATCCGATCTACGGTTCGACCCTGGTTACGAAGTTCGTCAACAACATGATGTGGGGCGGCAAGAAGTCGACCGCGCAGGGTATCTTCTACGCTGCGATGGAGAACCTTGAAGCAAAGGGTGGCGATGAAGCCCTCAAGCTCTTCAAGAAGGCTGTCGAGAACGTCAAGCCGATGCTGGAAGTGAAGAGCCGCCGCGTCGGTGGTGCGAACTACCAGGTGCCGATCGAAGTGAACCCGGAGCGCCGCACCTCGCTGGCGATCCGCTGGCTGATCTCCTACGGCCGCGCTCGCGGCGAAAAGGGCATGGTGGAGAAGCTCACCGCTGAGCTGCTCGACGCAGCGAACGGCCGTGGCGCCGCGATGAAGAAGAAGGAAGACGTTCATCGCATGGCAGAAGCCAACAAGGCTTTCGCTCACTACCGCTGGTAA
- the fusA gene encoding elongation factor G, whose protein sequence is MARTISLQKCRNIGIMAHIDAGKTTTTERILFYTGVNHRIGEVHEGTATMDWMEQEQERGITITSAATTCSWNGIRINIIDTPGHVDFTAEVERSLRVLDGAVACFDSVQGVQPQSETVWRQANKYKVPRICFINKMDKAGANFEYATSTIVNRLGARAVPINWPIGEEAKFQGVVDLVEMKGIVWNNEEMGAKYDVVEVPADIKAKCESLRHELIEAVADADEEVMMKYLDGEEISVEELKRAIRKAVIGMHIFPVMCGTAFKNKGIQTLLDAVVEYLPSPLDVPAVEGINPHNPEEKLTRKADDSEPFAGLGFKIMTDPFVGQLIFIRVYSGVLKTGDSVLNPRTGKTERIGRLLKMHANKREEITEILAGDICAAVGLKNLVTGDTICTEKSPIVLESIDFPAPVIEVAVEPKTKADQEKMGIALAKLAQEDPTFKVRTDATNGQTIIAGMGELHLEIIVDRMMREYKVEANVGKPQVNYRETIRGNAEAEGKYIRQTGGSGNYGHAKIRIEPNETGKGYEFSNDTKGGTIPKEYIKPIDQGIQEAMAGGVLAGYEMVDIKVSLYDGSYHDVDSNEMAFKIAGSMAFKEAARKAKPVLLEPVMQVEVTTPEEYMGTIIGDLNSRRGRIEGMEMVGGVQAIKATVPLSNMFGYATAMRGSTQGRANFSMEFKQYEEAPRSVSEEVIAKVKGAEAK, encoded by the coding sequence TTGGCACGCACGATTTCCCTTCAAAAATGTCGCAACATCGGCATCATGGCGCACATCGATGCCGGTAAGACGACGACGACCGAGCGCATCCTGTTCTACACAGGCGTGAACCACCGCATTGGCGAAGTGCACGAAGGCACTGCGACCATGGACTGGATGGAGCAGGAGCAGGAGCGTGGTATCACCATCACCTCTGCTGCAACCACTTGCTCGTGGAACGGCATCCGCATCAACATCATCGACACCCCCGGCCACGTGGACTTCACGGCCGAAGTGGAGCGTTCGCTCCGCGTGCTCGATGGCGCTGTAGCTTGCTTTGACTCCGTACAGGGCGTGCAGCCCCAGTCGGAGACCGTGTGGCGTCAGGCCAACAAGTACAAGGTTCCCCGTATCTGCTTCATCAACAAGATGGACAAGGCTGGCGCGAACTTTGAGTACGCGACTTCGACCATCGTGAACCGCCTCGGCGCTCGTGCAGTGCCGATCAACTGGCCCATTGGTGAAGAAGCCAAGTTCCAGGGCGTCGTTGATCTCGTCGAGATGAAGGGCATCGTTTGGAACAACGAAGAGATGGGCGCGAAGTACGACGTTGTTGAAGTCCCTGCGGACATCAAGGCCAAGTGCGAGTCGCTCCGTCACGAGCTGATCGAAGCCGTTGCTGATGCCGACGAAGAAGTGATGATGAAGTACCTCGACGGTGAAGAGATCTCCGTTGAAGAACTCAAGCGCGCTATCCGCAAGGCCGTTATCGGCATGCATATCTTCCCGGTGATGTGCGGCACGGCGTTCAAGAACAAGGGCATCCAGACCCTGCTCGACGCAGTGGTCGAGTACCTGCCGAGCCCGCTGGACGTTCCGGCCGTTGAGGGCATCAACCCCCACAACCCGGAAGAGAAGCTGACCCGCAAGGCTGATGACTCCGAGCCGTTCGCCGGCCTCGGCTTCAAGATCATGACCGACCCGTTCGTCGGCCAGTTGATCTTCATCCGTGTGTACTCGGGCGTACTTAAGACCGGTGATTCGGTGCTGAACCCGCGTACGGGCAAGACCGAGCGTATCGGCCGTCTGCTCAAGATGCACGCGAACAAGCGTGAAGAAATCACCGAGATCCTCGCAGGCGACATCTGCGCGGCTGTCGGCCTGAAGAACCTCGTCACGGGCGATACGATCTGCACGGAAAAGTCGCCGATCGTGCTCGAGTCCATCGACTTCCCGGCGCCGGTTATCGAAGTTGCCGTGGAGCCGAAGACGAAGGCTGATCAGGAAAAGATGGGCATCGCTCTGGCGAAGCTGGCGCAGGAAGATCCGACCTTCAAGGTACGCACCGATGCGACCAATGGTCAGACGATCATCGCCGGCATGGGCGAGCTTCACCTCGAAATCATCGTGGATCGTATGATGCGCGAGTACAAGGTGGAAGCCAACGTTGGTAAGCCGCAGGTGAACTACCGCGAAACGATCCGCGGTAACGCTGAGGCTGAAGGCAAGTACATCCGTCAGACCGGTGGTTCGGGTAACTACGGCCACGCCAAGATCCGCATTGAGCCGAACGAGACCGGTAAGGGCTACGAGTTCTCGAACGACACCAAGGGCGGCACGATCCCGAAGGAATACATCAAGCCGATCGACCAGGGTATCCAGGAAGCGATGGCTGGCGGTGTTCTCGCGGGTTACGAAATGGTCGACATCAAGGTGTCGCTCTATGACGGTTCGTACCATGACGTGGACTCGAACGAAATGGCGTTCAAGATCGCCGGTTCGATGGCGTTCAAGGAAGCTGCTCGTAAGGCAAAGCCTGTTCTGCTCGAGCCGGTGATGCAGGTCGAAGTGACCACGCCGGAAGAGTACATGGGCACCATCATCGGCGATCTCAACTCGCGCCGTGGCCGTATCGAAGGCATGGAGATGGTGGGCGGCGTTCAGGCGATCAAGGCAACCGTGCCGCTGTCGAACATGTTCGGCTACGCGACGGCGATGCGTGGATCGACCCAGGGCCGCGCAAACTTCTCGATGGAGTTCAAGCAGTACGAAGAAGCTCCTCGCTCGGTGAGCGAAGAAGTGATCGCAAAGGTCAAGGGCGCCGAAGCCAAGTAA
- the rpsJ gene encoding 30S ribosomal protein S10 yields the protein MAQQRIRIRLKAYDYRVLDTSTGEIVETAKRTGAQVAGPIPLPTMKNKYCVLRSPHVDKKSREAFEIRTHKRLIDILEPTQQTVDALMKLDLPAGVDVEIKTVTK from the coding sequence ATGGCGCAACAGCGCATTCGTATCCGCCTGAAGGCTTATGACTATCGCGTTCTCGACACCTCCACCGGTGAAATCGTTGAGACGGCGAAGCGTACCGGAGCCCAGGTTGCAGGTCCAATTCCCCTGCCCACGATGAAGAACAAGTACTGCGTTCTCCGCTCGCCGCACGTCGACAAGAAGTCGCGCGAAGCGTTTGAGATTCGCACCCACAAGCGCCTGATCGACATCCTCGAGCCCACGCAGCAGACGGTGGACGCTCTGATGAAGCTCGATCTACCCGCTGGTGTGGACGTAGAAATCAAGACCGTCACCAAGTAG
- the rplC gene encoding 50S ribosomal protein L3 — translation MSVAGILGKKIGMTQIFDEAGVVHPVTVLKVGPCVITQVKTMQKDGYEAAQIGLVEFVKATKVNKAQTGHFAKAGVAPVREIREVQIEPVEEGQEAPKAGDRLTVEIFSEARFVDVIGHSKGRGFAGVVRRHGFGGGPKSHGHMFQIQGSIGASSFPSRVFPGQRMPGRFGNDQVTVRNLRIRGIDVEDNLLLVEGAVPGAKEGYVLVSKSVAPPRERRGFAGAATKDALKASKKASAKKK, via the coding sequence ATGTCAGTAGCAGGAATTCTCGGTAAGAAGATTGGCATGACCCAGATCTTTGACGAAGCGGGTGTTGTTCACCCCGTCACGGTTCTGAAGGTCGGCCCGTGCGTCATCACGCAGGTCAAGACGATGCAGAAGGACGGCTACGAAGCCGCCCAGATCGGCCTCGTTGAGTTCGTGAAGGCCACCAAGGTAAACAAGGCACAGACCGGTCACTTCGCTAAGGCGGGTGTGGCTCCGGTTCGTGAGATCCGCGAAGTGCAGATCGAGCCGGTTGAAGAGGGCCAGGAAGCTCCGAAGGCGGGCGATCGCCTGACCGTCGAGATCTTCAGCGAAGCTCGCTTCGTGGACGTGATCGGTCACTCGAAGGGCCGCGGTTTCGCTGGCGTCGTGCGTCGTCACGGCTTCGGCGGCGGTCCCAAGTCGCACGGTCACATGTTCCAGATCCAGGGTTCGATCGGTGCATCGTCGTTCCCGTCGCGCGTGTTCCCGGGCCAGCGTATGCCGGGCCGTTTCGGTAACGACCAGGTGACGGTCCGCAACCTCCGCATTCGCGGCATCGACGTTGAGGACAACCTCCTCCTCGTTGAGGGTGCGGTTCCGGGCGCGAAGGAAGGCTACGTTCTCGTATCGAAGTCGGTGGCTCCGCCGCGTGAGCGTCGTGGATTCGCCGGTGCAGCTACGAAGGACGCGCTGAAGGCTTCGAAGAAGGCTTCCGCCAAGAAAAAGTAA
- the rplD gene encoding 50S ribosomal protein L4 — MANINVVNLEGSKVGEFELDPLFAGEVNEALLWEAVKHYRAALRQGTHATKNRKKVSGAGKKLWKQKGTGRARVGSIRTPLWRGGGTVHGPQPRSYEYAFPRKKLLGALRSALISKINDGQLTVVENFDVQEAKTKLFRQTLNKLEAKKTALLVEATQQIDEKLYLGSRNLAGVELVLASEVHPYDLLRYENAIFSKAAFEALQETLKKNVSKKEAK, encoded by the coding sequence ATGGCCAACATCAATGTTGTGAATCTCGAAGGCTCCAAGGTTGGCGAGTTTGAACTCGACCCCTTGTTCGCCGGCGAGGTAAACGAAGCACTCCTTTGGGAAGCGGTAAAGCATTACCGCGCAGCGCTGCGTCAGGGTACGCACGCGACCAAGAACCGCAAGAAGGTTTCGGGCGCAGGCAAGAAGCTTTGGAAGCAGAAGGGCACGGGCCGCGCTCGTGTAGGCTCCATCCGTACGCCGCTCTGGCGTGGTGGTGGTACGGTCCACGGACCTCAGCCGCGCTCGTATGAGTACGCGTTCCCCCGCAAGAAGCTCCTGGGCGCTCTCCGCTCGGCTCTGATCTCGAAGATCAACGACGGCCAGCTGACCGTTGTCGAGAACTTCGACGTGCAGGAAGCCAAGACCAAGCTCTTCCGCCAGACGCTGAACAAGCTCGAAGCGAAGAAGACCGCACTGCTCGTGGAAGCCACGCAGCAGATCGACGAGAAGCTCTACCTCGGTTCGCGTAACCTCGCGGGCGTCGAGTTGGTGCTGGCGTCGGAAGTGCACCCGTATGACCTGCTCCGCTATGAGAACGCGATCTTCTCGAAGGCTGCGTTTGAAGCTCTGCAGGAAACGCTGAAGAAGAACGTCAGCAAGAAGGAGGCGAAGTAA
- a CDS encoding 50S ribosomal protein L23: protein MPTVYSVIRRPIITEKALITREMEGTLVFEVAATATKTEVKQAVEKLFSVKVASIRTSIVEGKERRRGRFAGYRPDWKKAYVKLKAGETVPDFVAE, encoded by the coding sequence ATGCCTACCGTATATAGCGTTATCCGTCGTCCCATCATCACCGAGAAGGCTCTGATCACTCGCGAGATGGAAGGCACCCTGGTTTTCGAAGTGGCCGCAACGGCCACGAAGACCGAAGTGAAGCAGGCTGTGGAGAAGCTTTTCAGCGTGAAGGTTGCGTCGATTCGCACCTCGATCGTGGAAGGCAAGGAGCGCCGTCGTGGTCGCTTCGCTGGCTATCGTCCGGACTGGAAGAAGGCCTATGTGAAGCTGAAGGCTGGCGAAACGGTTCCTGACTTCGTAGCTGAGTAA
- the rplB gene encoding 50S ribosomal protein L2, whose translation MPIKSFRPITPTLRFQTKLVNDDITTDKPHKPLLATKQRTGGRNNTGLMTMRHHGGGHKQKLRIIDFKREKFGIPGKVATVEYDPNRSARIALIHYADGEKRYIIQPIGLKVGQEVMSGPTADILVGNALPLRSIPVGTIVHNIELRPGRGAQMARSAGAQVNLVAKEGDYALLRLPSGETRRVLIDCMATIGQVGNTDHENVTIGKAGRNRWKGIRPTNRGVSMNPVDHPHGGGEGKTSGGRHPVTPWGQPTRGYKTRNNKRTDVFIVSRRKK comes from the coding sequence ATGCCGATTAAGAGCTTTCGACCGATTACGCCTACGCTTCGTTTCCAGACGAAGCTGGTAAACGACGACATCACGACGGACAAGCCGCATAAGCCGCTGCTCGCAACCAAGCAGCGCACCGGCGGCCGTAACAACACTGGTTTGATGACCATGCGTCATCATGGCGGTGGCCACAAGCAGAAGCTTCGCATCATCGACTTCAAGCGCGAAAAGTTCGGTATCCCGGGCAAGGTCGCGACGGTCGAATATGATCCGAACCGCTCGGCACGTATCGCGCTGATCCACTACGCGGACGGCGAGAAGCGCTACATCATCCAGCCGATCGGCCTCAAGGTCGGTCAGGAAGTGATGAGCGGACCGACGGCCGACATTTTGGTGGGCAACGCTCTGCCGCTGCGCAGCATTCCGGTCGGTACGATCGTGCACAACATTGAACTTCGCCCGGGCCGTGGCGCGCAGATGGCGCGTTCGGCTGGTGCGCAGGTCAACCTCGTCGCCAAGGAAGGCGATTACGCGCTGCTCCGCTTGCCTTCGGGCGAAACGCGCCGCGTGCTGATCGACTGCATGGCGACCATCGGACAGGTGGGCAACACCGATCACGAGAACGTGACCATCGGTAAGGCCGGCCGTAACCGCTGGAAGGGCATCCGTCCGACCAACCGTGGTGTGTCGATGAACCCGGTCGATCACCCGCACGGTGGTGGTGAAGGTAAGACCTCAGGCGGCCGTCACCCGGTTACGCCGTGGGGCCAGCCGACGCGTGGTTACAAGACCCGTAACAACAAGCGTACGGACGTCTTCATCGTTTCGCGTCGCAAGAAGTAG
- the rpsS gene encoding 30S ribosomal protein S19 yields the protein MARSTKKGPFIDEHLMTKVNVMNAAGDKKVIRTWSRRSTIHPDFVGHTIAVHNGRKFIPVYCTENMVGHKLGEFAATRTFKGHVAKGGDTAKGR from the coding sequence ATGGCACGTTCTACGAAGAAGGGCCCGTTCATTGACGAGCACCTGATGACGAAGGTCAACGTGATGAACGCTGCGGGAGACAAGAAGGTCATCCGCACATGGTCGCGCCGCTCGACGATCCATCCCGACTTTGTCGGTCACACGATCGCCGTGCACAACGGCCGTAAGTTCATCCCCGTGTACTGCACGGAAAACATGGTTGGTCACAAGCTGGGCGAATTCGCAGCAACCCGCACGTTCAAGGGCCACGTGGCCAAGGGCGGCGACACGGCGAAGGGCCGCTAA